In a single window of the Natator depressus isolate rNatDep1 chromosome 24, rNatDep2.hap1, whole genome shotgun sequence genome:
- the CTU1 gene encoding cytoplasmic tRNA 2-thiolation protein 1, translated as MPATCSACCASPAALRRPKTGHALCRACFLAAFEEETHQAIVAGRLFRPGETVAIGASGGKDSTVLAHLLQLLDQRHGYGLRLLLLSVDEGIAGYRDASLAAVRRHQRRSGLPLHVVSYRQLYGWSMDRIARHLGPRNNCTFCGVFRRQALDRGALLMGADKIATGHNADDVAETVLMNFLRGDVGRLRRGAGVGPAGGEGAVPRCKPLRHAYEKEIVLYAYFKGLDYFSTECVYAPQAYRGYARTLLKDLEAVRPSAVADLGHSGERLLLRSDLRMPSRGTCQRCGYVASQTLCKACVLLEGLDRGLPKLGIGKHRRLRDKLRDGQPLTQEELRHLGAPAEGEPPEEQEPQGELGTDEEPWGRRELRGPRGLDF; from the exons atgCCGGCCACCTGCTCCGCCTGCTGCGCCAGCCCGGCTGCCCTGCGGCGCCCCAAGACGGGCCACGCCCTGTGCCGCGCCTGCTTCCTGGCGGCCTTCGAGGAGGAGACGCACCAGGCCATCGTGGCCGGGCGACTCTTCCGGCCCGGCGAGACTGTGGCCATTGGCGCCTCGGGCGGCAAGGACTCCACGGTGCTGGCccacctgctgcagctccttgacCAGCGCCACGGCTACGGCCTGCGCCTGCTGCTGCTCTCCGTGGATGAGGGCATCGCCGGCTACCGCGATGCCTCCCTGGCCGCAGTGCGCCGACACCAGCGCCGCTCCGGCCTGCCCCTGCACGTGGTCTCCTACCGCCAGCTCTACGGCTGGAGCATGGACCGCATCGCCCGCCACCTCGGCCCCCGCAACAACTGCACCTTCTGCGGCGTCTTCCGGCGCCAGGCCCTCGACCGGGGTGCCCTGCTGATGGGCGCCGACAAGATCGCCAcag GGCACAATGCAGACGACGTGGCCGAGACGGTGCTGATGAACTTCCTGCGGGGTGACGTGGGCCGGCTGCGCcggggggcgggagtggggccggcggggggggagggggctgtgcccCGCTGCAAGCCCCTGCGCCACGCCTACGAGAAGGAGATCGTCCTCTACGCCTACTTCAAAGGCCTGGACTACTTCAGCACTGAGTGCGTCTACGCCCCCCAGGCCTACCGTGGCTACGCCCGCACCCTGCTCAAGGATCTGGAGGCCGTCCGGCCCAGCGCCGTGGCCGACCTGGGCCACTCGGGCGAACGGCTCTTGCTGCGCTCTGACCTCCGCATGCCGTCCCGCGGCACCTGCCAGCGCTGCGGCTACGTGGCCAGCCAAACCCTGTGCAAGGCCTGCGTCCTGCTGGAGGGGCTCGACCGCGGCCTGCCCAAGCTGGGTATCGGCAAGCATCGGCGTCTGCGGGACAAGCTGCGGGACGGGCAGCCCCTCACCCAGGAGGAGCTCAGGCACCTGGGGGCCCCGGCCGAGGGGGAGCCGCCAGAGGAGCAGGAACCTCAGGGGGAGCTGGGGACAGATGAGGAGCCGTGGGGCAGACGGGAGCTGAGGGGCCCACGGGGCCTGGACTTCTGA